One genomic segment of Aquipluma nitroreducens includes these proteins:
- the xyl3A gene encoding xylan 1,4-beta-xylosidase, which translates to MKKRILLAACLLFSFNLWSQQYPYQNPKLSSEERAKDLISHLTLEEKAILMCDISDAIPRLGIKKFNWWSEALHGLANNGNVTVFPEPVGMAASFDDALLYQIFDAVSDETRAKYNEACQKGQENKRFLSLSVWTPNVNIFRDPRWGRGQETYGEDPYLTSRMGVQVVKGLQGPADAKYRKLLACAKHYAVHSGPEWSRHQLNLNNVDPRDLNETYLPAFKSLVQDADVREVMCAYQRLDDEPCCGNSQLLQRILRDEWDFKYLVVSDCGAIGDFYTSHKVSSDAVHAASKGVWAGTDVECQWINHNYKKLPEAVEKGLITEAEIDRHVLRVLEGRFELGEMDDDAIVPYAQIPISVVNNEEHRKLALDMARESMTLLQNKNNVLPLKKSGKIAVVGPNANDKPMLWGNYNGTPFSTITILDGITSKLSAKNVIYDKGCDLVEDKVTQSYFANCAVDGKKGFKATYWNTPDFTGNVVATTQIIDPIKLTTAGQHEFASGVKLEGFSAKYETEFEAPTTEEIVFKCGATGYFELFVNGESVRKFNNWRTLISRIPYKVESGKKYKFEMRFAQLNNWEANIEFNFGKEVNVDYTDLLSKLKGTDVVVFVGGLSTVLEGEEMPVNYPGFKGGDRTDIELPAVQRNCLKALKQAGKKVIFVNCSGSAIAFTPETETCDAILQAWYPGESGGLAVADVLFGDYNPSGKLPITFYKSSDQLKDFEDYSMKGRTYRFMNDALFPFGYGLSYTTFAIGDAQPCKTEIRNNETVELTIPVSNTGKRDGTEILQVYVKKVNDTDGPSKTLRGFKRVDVKAGKTTPVTIELAPSSFEFYDRSQHKMAVTPGEYEVLYGTSSDAKDLKSLKIKLL; encoded by the coding sequence ATGAAAAAAAGAATACTATTGGCAGCATGTCTGCTGTTTTCATTCAACCTTTGGTCGCAGCAATATCCTTATCAAAACCCCAAATTGAGTTCCGAAGAGCGGGCAAAAGATTTAATATCGCACCTGACCCTGGAAGAAAAAGCCATTCTGATGTGCGACATCTCAGACGCTATTCCGCGGCTTGGCATTAAGAAATTTAACTGGTGGAGCGAAGCCTTGCACGGTTTGGCCAACAACGGAAATGTTACCGTTTTTCCTGAACCGGTTGGTATGGCTGCCTCGTTCGACGATGCGCTGCTTTATCAGATTTTCGATGCGGTATCCGACGAAACTCGTGCCAAATATAATGAAGCGTGCCAGAAAGGTCAGGAAAACAAGCGCTTTTTGAGTCTTTCAGTTTGGACGCCCAATGTCAACATTTTTCGCGATCCGCGCTGGGGCAGGGGACAGGAAACCTACGGCGAAGATCCGTACCTGACTTCGCGCATGGGTGTTCAGGTGGTGAAAGGTCTGCAAGGCCCGGCCGATGCGAAATACCGGAAATTGCTGGCCTGTGCCAAACATTACGCGGTGCATTCGGGACCGGAATGGAGCCGCCACCAGCTTAATCTGAACAATGTCGATCCGCGCGATTTGAATGAAACGTATCTTCCGGCTTTTAAATCGCTGGTTCAGGATGCCGATGTTCGTGAAGTGATGTGCGCCTACCAGCGCTTGGACGATGAACCTTGTTGTGGCAACTCGCAGCTTTTGCAGCGGATTCTTCGCGACGAGTGGGACTTCAAATATCTGGTCGTTTCTGATTGCGGCGCAATAGGCGATTTTTATACCAGCCACAAAGTTTCGTCGGATGCGGTTCATGCGGCTTCGAAGGGCGTTTGGGCCGGAACCGATGTGGAATGCCAGTGGATTAACCACAATTACAAGAAATTACCCGAAGCGGTTGAAAAAGGCTTGATTACCGAAGCTGAAATCGACCGCCATGTGTTGCGCGTGCTGGAAGGTCGCTTCGAATTGGGTGAAATGGACGACGATGCTATTGTTCCCTATGCTCAAATTCCGATATCAGTGGTAAATAACGAGGAACACCGGAAACTGGCGCTGGATATGGCACGCGAATCGATGACTTTGCTTCAGAATAAAAACAATGTTTTGCCCCTGAAAAAATCAGGAAAAATAGCAGTTGTTGGGCCCAATGCCAACGATAAACCCATGCTTTGGGGAAATTACAACGGAACGCCGTTTAGCACCATCACCATTCTCGATGGCATAACTTCCAAGCTTTCGGCCAAAAATGTAATCTACGACAAAGGTTGCGACTTGGTAGAGGACAAAGTTACCCAAAGCTATTTCGCGAATTGCGCGGTGGATGGTAAAAAAGGATTCAAAGCGACTTACTGGAACACTCCCGATTTTACCGGAAATGTGGTTGCCACAACGCAAATTATCGACCCGATCAAATTAACTACAGCCGGCCAGCACGAATTTGCTTCAGGAGTAAAGCTTGAAGGCTTTTCGGCCAAATACGAAACCGAATTCGAAGCGCCAACAACAGAAGAAATTGTGTTCAAATGCGGAGCTACCGGTTATTTTGAACTGTTCGTGAATGGCGAATCGGTGCGGAAGTTTAACAACTGGAGAACCCTGATTTCGCGGATTCCTTACAAAGTTGAGTCGGGTAAAAAATACAAATTCGAAATGCGTTTTGCTCAGTTGAACAACTGGGAAGCCAATATCGAATTCAATTTTGGTAAGGAAGTGAATGTGGACTACACCGATCTGCTAAGCAAGCTGAAAGGCACCGATGTGGTAGTGTTTGTTGGCGGGCTTTCCACTGTGCTTGAAGGTGAAGAAATGCCGGTTAATTATCCCGGATTCAAGGGTGGCGACCGCACCGATATTGAATTGCCTGCTGTTCAGCGTAACTGCCTGAAAGCTTTGAAACAGGCAGGCAAGAAGGTGATTTTTGTGAATTGTTCCGGCTCGGCCATTGCTTTTACTCCTGAAACCGAAACCTGCGACGCCATTCTGCAAGCCTGGTATCCTGGCGAATCGGGCGGTCTGGCGGTTGCCGATGTGCTTTTCGGCGATTATAATCCTTCAGGAAAATTACCCATCACTTTCTACAAAAGTTCCGATCAACTGAAAGATTTTGAAGACTACTCAATGAAAGGCCGCACGTACCGGTTTATGAACGATGCACTTTTCCCATTCGGCTATGGGCTGAGCTATACAACTTTTGCGATTGGCGATGCACAGCCTTGCAAAACTGAAATCAGGAATAACGAAACCGTTGAACTGACCATCCCGGTTTCGAATACCGGTAAGCGCGACGGAACCGAAATTCTTCAGGTTTATGTCAAAAAAGTGAACGATACGGATGGCCCAAGCAAAACCCTGCGCGGCTTTAAACGTGTGGATGTAAAAGCGGGTAAAACCACTCCGGTTACCATTGAACTGGCGCCATCTTCATTCGAATTCTACGATCGCAGTCAGCACAAAATGGCCGTAACCCCGGGCGAATACGAAGTACTTTACGGAACCAGTTCGGATGCGAAAGATTTAAAATCACTTAAAATCAAACTATTATAA
- a CDS encoding family 43 glycosylhydrolase — MLQLTKTLLFFVLFTCTLVANSQNKQDQTTICNPINLSYRFCLDAPSRREAADPTMVTFKGEYYLFASKSGGYFHSTDLINWDLIATNDLPIEDYAPTAVEMNGELYFMASKNDPPLTIYKTADPKSGKWQVVNAAFPIGMTDPDLFVDDDGRLYFYYGCSNVNPIQVVELDNKTLNPIGKPVAVINSDKKNYGWERSGDYNEVGKDPWIEGAWVTKHNGKYYLQYAGPGTEFKSYGDGVYVADKPLGPFKLAAHNPFSYKPEGFIGGAGHSSTFQDKYGNYWHIATMTISQKHMFERRLGLFPTFFDKDGVMYAHTGFGDFPFKMPTKKINSPEELFPDWMLLSYNKPVEVSSELTDHPKKFAANEDIRTFWSAKIGDNGEWISMDLQKECTVNAVQINYAENETKVFGRQPDIYYQYLLEYSTDGKTWKTLADKTQNKADVPHDYIELAKPIKARYVKLTNYKVPSGTFAIAGLRVFGNGGEKAPSEVKSLSLKRSATDRCVVDLNWPKISGAVGYNIRYGISKDKLYQNYQVLGTEQVTIRSLNAQQKYYFTIDAFNENGITKGTNIIELN; from the coding sequence ATGCTACAATTAACCAAAACACTTCTATTTTTTGTCCTTTTTACCTGCACACTTGTTGCAAATTCACAAAACAAGCAGGATCAAACCACCATTTGCAATCCTATAAATCTGAGTTACCGGTTTTGTCTCGATGCTCCGTCTCGCCGAGAGGCTGCCGACCCAACCATGGTTACGTTTAAGGGTGAATATTACCTTTTTGCCTCCAAATCCGGAGGGTATTTTCATTCGACCGATTTGATCAATTGGGATTTGATTGCAACCAACGATTTGCCAATAGAAGACTATGCGCCAACCGCAGTTGAAATGAATGGTGAACTGTATTTCATGGCTTCGAAGAACGATCCGCCACTTACAATCTATAAAACTGCCGATCCCAAATCAGGGAAATGGCAAGTAGTAAATGCTGCTTTCCCGATTGGCATGACCGATCCCGATTTGTTTGTCGATGACGACGGACGCTTGTACTTCTATTACGGTTGTTCCAATGTTAATCCAATTCAGGTTGTTGAACTGGATAACAAAACGCTGAATCCGATTGGTAAACCTGTTGCTGTGATTAATAGCGATAAAAAAAATTACGGATGGGAGCGCTCGGGCGATTACAATGAAGTGGGCAAAGATCCGTGGATTGAAGGTGCCTGGGTGACCAAACACAACGGAAAATACTACCTGCAATATGCCGGACCTGGCACCGAGTTTAAAAGCTATGGCGATGGCGTTTATGTTGCTGACAAGCCGCTTGGTCCGTTTAAACTGGCAGCCCACAATCCATTCTCCTATAAACCCGAAGGTTTTATTGGCGGCGCAGGCCACAGCAGTACTTTTCAGGATAAATACGGCAATTACTGGCACATAGCTACAATGACCATCTCGCAAAAACACATGTTCGAGCGTCGCTTGGGTTTATTTCCAACCTTTTTCGACAAAGATGGTGTAATGTATGCCCATACTGGTTTTGGCGATTTCCCGTTTAAAATGCCAACCAAAAAGATAAATAGTCCGGAAGAACTCTTCCCCGATTGGATGTTGCTCTCGTATAACAAACCTGTCGAAGTTTCTTCAGAACTGACTGATCATCCAAAGAAATTTGCGGCCAATGAAGATATTCGTACGTTCTGGAGTGCAAAAATAGGCGACAATGGCGAATGGATAAGCATGGATTTGCAGAAGGAATGCACTGTAAACGCCGTTCAGATTAACTATGCCGAAAATGAAACAAAGGTTTTTGGACGTCAACCGGATATTTACTATCAGTATCTGCTCGAATATTCAACTGATGGCAAAACCTGGAAAACACTGGCCGACAAAACGCAAAACAAAGCCGATGTTCCGCACGATTACATTGAATTGGCAAAACCCATAAAAGCACGCTACGTCAAACTTACCAATTATAAGGTGCCTTCAGGAACATTCGCCATTGCTGGTCTGCGTGTTTTCGGAAATGGCGGCGAAAAAGCTCCTTCCGAAGTGAAAAGTTTAAGTCTGAAACGTTCGGCAACCGACCGCTGTGTAGTGGATTTAAACTGGCCAAAAATTTCAGGTGCTGTGGGTTATAACATCCGTTATGGAATCAGCAAAGACAAATTGTACCAGAATTACCAGGTGCTCGGAACCGAACAAGTAACCATCCGAAGCTTAAATGCCCAACAGAAGTATTATTTCACAATTGATGCTTTCAATGAAAATGGCATTACCAAAGGCACAAACATTATTGAATTAAACTAA
- a CDS encoding alpha/beta hydrolase-fold protein has product MNKHKFLLFVVCLCVFATNSHSQNTTTSAPLGFDIIQDGIAHGKIDTITYNSKTVGSTRKALVYTPPGYSKDKKYPVLYLLHGIGGDEKEWFKNGHPEVILDNLYAENKLEPMIVVFPNGRAMKDDRATGNIMAPDKVQAFATFEQDLIKDLIPFIEKSYPVFKDREHRAIAGLSMGGGQSLNFGLGNLDKFAWVGGFSSAPNTKKPEELVPDPVKAKELLKLLWISCGDKDGLIPFSRRTHDYLKANNVPHIYYVDHGYHDFKVWKNSLYMFSQLIFKPVDIASFDKISSTGRPAETNIRSARYPQILPNGQATFRIKAPEAQKVQLDQGKKYDMVKNAEGMWETTTDSLSEGFHYYSLIIDGVAVADPSSESFYGMGRMASGIEVPFRGDAYYEVRNVPHGDIRIKNYYSNVTNSWRNFYMYTPPGYDQNPTEKYPVLYILHGGGEDQRGWATQGKTDLILDNLISEKKAVPMIVVMVDGNIPLNGFGEETLKVFEKELKQCVIPFVEKNYRAKTEAKDRALAGLSMGGIQTLYAGVKNTDLFSYLGVFSSGWIQPMQKDIADSQYVFMKTNADKINGNLKQFWISQGGKEDIAWKNCQTMLLKFDEMKINYTYSEYPGGHSWPVWRNNLYNFAQQIFK; this is encoded by the coding sequence ATGAATAAGCATAAGTTCCTACTATTTGTTGTTTGTTTATGTGTTTTTGCAACGAATAGCCATTCTCAAAATACAACAACGTCTGCACCATTAGGCTTCGATATTATTCAGGATGGAATTGCGCATGGGAAAATTGACACAATCACCTACAATTCCAAGACTGTAGGTTCTACCCGGAAAGCTCTCGTTTATACTCCTCCCGGCTATTCAAAAGACAAAAAATACCCGGTTTTATACTTGTTGCATGGCATAGGCGGCGACGAAAAGGAGTGGTTTAAAAATGGCCATCCTGAAGTGATTTTGGATAACCTTTATGCCGAAAATAAGCTGGAACCCATGATCGTGGTTTTCCCCAACGGCCGTGCAATGAAAGACGACCGGGCGACTGGAAACATAATGGCTCCCGATAAGGTACAGGCATTTGCTACTTTCGAACAGGATTTAATTAAAGATCTTATTCCCTTTATCGAAAAGAGTTATCCGGTATTTAAAGACCGTGAACATCGTGCCATTGCCGGTTTGTCGATGGGAGGGGGGCAGTCGCTGAATTTCGGCTTGGGCAATCTGGATAAGTTTGCCTGGGTGGGTGGATTCTCGTCGGCACCAAACACGAAGAAACCCGAAGAACTGGTTCCTGATCCTGTAAAAGCAAAAGAACTACTGAAACTGCTCTGGATTTCGTGTGGCGATAAAGATGGCTTGATTCCGTTCAGTCGGCGCACGCACGACTACCTGAAGGCGAATAATGTTCCCCATATTTACTATGTCGATCATGGCTACCACGACTTTAAAGTCTGGAAGAACAGTTTATACATGTTTTCTCAGTTGATCTTTAAACCGGTTGATATTGCTTCTTTCGACAAAATAAGTAGTACCGGAAGACCAGCAGAAACAAACATCCGTTCAGCACGATATCCACAGATTTTACCCAATGGACAAGCTACATTTCGCATAAAAGCTCCTGAAGCACAAAAAGTGCAACTCGATCAGGGCAAAAAATACGACATGGTGAAAAATGCTGAAGGCATGTGGGAAACGACTACTGATTCGTTGAGTGAGGGTTTTCACTATTATTCATTGATTATTGACGGAGTTGCTGTTGCCGATCCTTCCAGCGAATCGTTTTATGGAATGGGTCGAATGGCAAGCGGCATCGAAGTGCCATTCAGGGGCGATGCTTACTACGAAGTCAGGAACGTTCCTCATGGCGATATACGCATTAAAAACTACTATTCGAATGTGACTAACAGCTGGCGCAATTTTTACATGTACACGCCTCCGGGATATGATCAGAATCCAACCGAAAAATACCCGGTGCTTTATATTTTGCATGGTGGTGGCGAAGATCAGCGAGGTTGGGCCACTCAAGGGAAAACCGATTTGATTCTCGACAATTTAATTTCTGAAAAGAAAGCAGTGCCAATGATCGTGGTGATGGTCGATGGAAATATTCCTTTAAATGGTTTTGGAGAAGAAACCTTGAAAGTCTTCGAAAAAGAATTAAAACAGTGTGTTATTCCTTTTGTCGAAAAAAATTACCGCGCGAAAACTGAGGCTAAAGATCGTGCACTCGCGGGTTTATCGATGGGCGGAATTCAAACACTTTATGCAGGTGTTAAAAACACCGACCTGTTTTCGTATTTAGGAGTATTTAGTTCCGGATGGATCCAACCCATGCAAAAAGATATTGCTGATTCTCAGTATGTATTCATGAAAACCAATGCTGATAAAATAAACGGCAATCTAAAGCAGTTCTGGATTTCACAGGGCGGTAAAGAAGATATTGCCTGGAAGAATTGTCAAACTATGCTTTTGAAGTTTGATGAGATGAAGATAAATTATACCTATTCAGAATATCCAGGTGGTCACTCGTGGCCAGTTTGGAGAAATAACCTCTACAATTTTGCACAACAGATATTCAAATAA
- a CDS encoding RagB/SusD family nutrient uptake outer membrane protein — protein MKKITKTVYILAGVLLLLGINSCNNDYLKVDHYSILAADQMFKSDEDAKAGLVGCYTMMLPTDIDGDWGIKPNLFIGGHPTMDTQATGWDKDWNSQNWTPGSPELLGGWKQAYTAISRCNDFLAGLEKADKVTASVKASLDGQARCIRAFYYMWLAKAFGRVPMLATGETYINTPEKARAKDFTEMWDFIIADLKAAADELEWDPLSGQYGRCTKGFALSYLGEAYMWKAFRVPDQANANYTLAAAALKQVIESGKYELNPSFTTLFDPGAVWTKECIWEEVLDEGSQWNQWSNLSQAHNWMIHFVAPPSIGGWGTLYLSWEWWNCYEPGDKRREASAVTGAVTNIDPAWKSATNYGYNPYLQQSLTVGDGLNTHYHFLMGGEAAPSVWTLKYWRTTRSNYQAPWGPQQIYFKRYANVLLDYAECLFHLNGENDATAWGYINQIRERAWGNTEVGKEAALTATYLPYYQNMAQFFIGNGATDIVKPTTYPLPFNTAAVTVPDAKTYYTSLKSSKGFASPVWLVALGQERRKEFNAEWCLAPDLIRSGFMADHININYPKGKSSSDPNLQQDTWNTYRNFDYVPARMDMPIPTDELLKNKLCDQNDAYK, from the coding sequence ATGAAAAAAATAACAAAAACAGTATATATTCTTGCTGGTGTGTTATTGCTGTTAGGAATAAATTCCTGCAATAACGATTATTTGAAAGTGGATCACTATTCCATTTTGGCTGCCGATCAAATGTTTAAGTCGGATGAAGATGCTAAGGCTGGTCTTGTTGGCTGTTACACCATGATGCTTCCGACTGATATCGATGGAGACTGGGGTATCAAACCAAACTTGTTTATTGGTGGACACCCTACCATGGATACTCAGGCAACAGGATGGGATAAAGATTGGAACTCTCAAAACTGGACTCCAGGTAGCCCTGAACTGTTAGGCGGTTGGAAACAGGCCTATACAGCAATCTCTCGTTGCAACGATTTTCTTGCCGGTCTGGAAAAGGCAGATAAAGTTACTGCTAGTGTAAAAGCATCTCTTGATGGCCAGGCCAGATGTATCCGTGCTTTCTACTACATGTGGCTTGCAAAAGCTTTCGGTCGTGTTCCTATGCTGGCAACAGGCGAAACTTATATTAATACTCCTGAAAAAGCGCGTGCAAAAGATTTCACTGAAATGTGGGATTTTATTATTGCTGATTTAAAAGCAGCAGCAGATGAACTTGAGTGGGATCCATTGTCAGGTCAATATGGACGTTGTACTAAAGGTTTTGCCCTTTCATACCTTGGTGAAGCATACATGTGGAAAGCATTTCGTGTTCCTGATCAAGCAAATGCCAACTATACTTTGGCGGCAGCAGCTTTAAAACAAGTAATCGAGAGCGGTAAATACGAATTAAATCCTTCTTTCACCACCTTATTCGATCCGGGAGCTGTTTGGACAAAAGAATGTATTTGGGAAGAAGTTCTTGACGAAGGTTCACAATGGAACCAATGGTCTAATCTATCTCAAGCACACAATTGGATGATCCATTTTGTAGCGCCTCCGTCAATCGGTGGATGGGGAACCTTGTACCTCTCCTGGGAATGGTGGAATTGTTATGAACCTGGCGATAAACGTCGTGAAGCTTCGGCTGTAACCGGTGCTGTTACAAATATTGATCCTGCATGGAAATCTGCCACCAACTATGGTTACAATCCATATTTACAACAGAGTCTTACTGTTGGCGATGGATTAAATACACATTATCATTTTTTAATGGGTGGTGAAGCTGCTCCTTCTGTCTGGACTTTGAAGTATTGGAGAACAACCCGTTCAAACTATCAGGCACCATGGGGTCCGCAACAAATTTACTTTAAACGCTATGCAAATGTTTTATTAGATTACGCAGAATGTCTTTTCCATTTGAATGGTGAAAATGATGCAACAGCATGGGGATACATTAATCAAATTCGTGAACGTGCTTGGGGTAATACAGAAGTTGGTAAAGAAGCTGCTTTAACTGCAACCTACCTTCCTTATTATCAGAACATGGCTCAATTCTTTATTGGTAACGGCGCAACAGATATCGTAAAGCCTACTACCTATCCACTTCCATTCAATACAGCCGCTGTAACTGTTCCCGATGCGAAGACTTATTATACCTCTTTAAAATCTTCGAAGGGGTTTGCTTCTCCAGTATGGCTGGTCGCTCTGGGTCAGGAAAGACGTAAGGAATTCAATGCAGAATGGTGTCTTGCACCGGATTTGATTCGTTCCGGATTTATGGCAGATCACATTAACATTAATTATCCAAAAGGAAAAAGTTCTTCCGATCCTAATCTTCAGCAAGATACATGGAACACCTATCGTAATTTCGATTACGTTCCTGCAAGGATGGATATGCCAATTCCAACGGATGAGTTGTTGAAAAACAAATTGTGCGATCAAAACGACGCTTACAAATAA